A stretch of the Lolium perenne isolate Kyuss_39 chromosome 3, Kyuss_2.0, whole genome shotgun sequence genome encodes the following:
- the LOC127345081 gene encoding putative wall-associated receptor kinase-like 16 isoform X3, translating to MDYQGNKVRDFLHANGNVVLERVDNNSDLRSFTQKEIEDITDGYCTVLGEGGFGKVYKGKLDYHRPVAVKRYKNGTKKEEFAKEVIVHSQINHKNVVRLLGCCTEENALMIVMEFVCNGNLESILHCNNANGPAAFPLDKRLDIAIESAEVLSCMHSMYSPVLHGDIKPANILLDENLRPKISDFGIARLLAAEENQYTRSVIGCIGYVDPLFCQSGILTPKSDVYSFGVVLLEIITRKKAVDGNIILAQSFTEALRKGKKVRQMFDVEIANDRKNMKLLDDIAKLAAECLKLEEKMRPEMVEVADRLRTVRKAFHQRKGKNSTGTNSELTRSVKADKILPLVVSTISMDELKEITNNFSNRALIGEGSSSKVFFGVLKDGHTSAIKMLDPDEEIILELQVPEVSRFKHTNVTQLLRYRDERGNRVLVYEYTSRGSLHDILHGKKNVIGAKPGPVLSWAQRAKIALSAAIGLEFLHEKARPCIVHTCIKSSNILLFDNDLAKIGGVGVQWWGTSTQKAMSTASVSYC from the exons ATGGATTACCAAGGGAACAAAGTAAGGGATTTCCTGCATGCTAATGGAAATGTGGTGCTCGAAAGAGTGGATAACAACTCTGATCTAAGATCTTTCACTCAAAAAGAGATAGAAGACATCACCGATGGGTATTGCACCGTCCTGGGAGAagggggttttggcaaggtttacaaaggaaaactagaTTACCATCGTCCAGTCGCAGTGAAGAGATACAAAAATGGAACCAAGAAAGAAGAGTTCGCCAAGGAAGTGATAGTGCATTCCCAGATAAATCACAAGAATGTTGTCAGACTGTTAGGTTGCTGCACGGAGGAAAATGCGCTTATGATTGTTATGGAGTTTGTATGCAATGGAAACCTCGAGAGCATTCTTCACTGCAATAATGCAAATGGTCCTGCTGCATTCCCTTTGGACAAACGTTTGGACATCGCTATTGAGTCCGCTGAAGTAttatcatgcatgcattcaatgTATAGTCCTGTCCTTCATGGTGACATCAAACCTGCTAATATACTTCTGGACGAGAATCTTCGGCCAAAGATATCGGATTTTGGGATAGCAAGATTGCTTGCTGCTGAAGAGAATCAATATACCAGATCTGTCATTGGCTGCATAGGTTACGTTGACCCTTTATTCTGTCAGAGTGGGATCCTAACTCCAAAGAGTGATGTATACAGTTTTGGAGTTGTTTTACTGGAAATTATCACGCGAAAGAAAGCTGTGGATGGGAATATTATCCTAGCTCAAAGTTTCACCGAAGCCCTGAGGAAAGGGAAAAAGGTGAGACAAATGTTTGATGTGGAAATCGCAAATGATAGAAAGAACATGAAATTGCTTGACGATATCGCAAAACTAGCAGCTGAATGCTTGAAACTGGAGGAAAAAATGCGCCCAGAAATGGTTGAAGTAGCTGACAGACTTAGAACAGTTAGAAAAGCTTTCCATCAGCGCAAGGGCAAAAATTCTACAG GTACCAACTCCGAACTTACGAGAAGTGTAAAGGCAGACAAAATTCTACCACTTGTGGTGTCGACCATTTCCATGGATGAACTGAAGGAAATAACCAATAACTTTAGCAATCGTGCTCTAATAGGAGAGGGCTCATCGAGTAAAGTGTTCTTCGGAGTGCTGAAAGATGGACATACATCCGCAATCAAGATGCTTGATCCTGATGAAGAAATTATTTTGGAG CTGCAGGTTCCGGAGGTCTCAAGATTCAAACATACGAACGTTACTCAGCTTCTCAGATACCGTGATGAACGAGGCAACCGTGTTCTTGTTTACGAGTACACATCCAGGGGGTCTTTGCACGATATTCTCCACG GTAAAAAGAATGTTATTGGAGCCAAACCAGGACCGGTTCTATCATGGGCGCAACGAGCGAAGATTGCCCTAAGTGCTGCAATTGGGCTTGAGTTCCTCCACGAGAAGGCACGGCCGTGCATTGTCCACACTTGCATCAAGTCCAGCAACATACTTCTCTTTGACAATGACCTCGCAAAGATTGGCGGTGTTG GTGTACAATGGTGGGGTACTTCAACACAAAAAGCGATGTCTACAGCTTCGGTGTCGTACTGCTAG
- the LOC127345081 gene encoding putative wall-associated receptor kinase-like 16 isoform X2 encodes MDYQGNKVRDFLHANGNVVLERVDNNSDLRSFTQKEIEDITDGYCTVLGEGGFGKVYKGKLDYHRPVAVKRYKNGTKKEEFAKEVIVHSQINHKNVVRLLGCCTEENALMIVMEFVCNGNLESILHCNNANGPAAFPLDKRLDIAIESAEVLSCMHSMYSPVLHGDIKPANILLDENLRPKISDFGIARLLAAEENQYTRSVIGCIGYVDPLFCQSGILTPKSDVYSFGVVLLEIITRKKAVDGNIILAQSFTEALRKGKKVRQMFDVEIANDRKNMKLLDDIAKLAAECLKLEEKMRPEMVEVADRLRTVRKAFHQRKGKNSTGTNSELTRSVKADKILPLVVSTISMDELKEITNNFSNRALIGEGSSSKVFFGVLKDGHTSAIKMLDPDEEIILEVPEVSRFKHTNVTQLLRYRDERGNRVLVYEYTSRGSLHDILHGKKNVIGAKPGPVLSWAQRAKIALSAAIGLEFLHEKARPCIVHTCIKSSNILLFDNDLAKIGGVGIHRQPPEYVDNILLDRMGPPPESGYDAPDYATKR; translated from the exons ATGGATTACCAAGGGAACAAAGTAAGGGATTTCCTGCATGCTAATGGAAATGTGGTGCTCGAAAGAGTGGATAACAACTCTGATCTAAGATCTTTCACTCAAAAAGAGATAGAAGACATCACCGATGGGTATTGCACCGTCCTGGGAGAagggggttttggcaaggtttacaaaggaaaactagaTTACCATCGTCCAGTCGCAGTGAAGAGATACAAAAATGGAACCAAGAAAGAAGAGTTCGCCAAGGAAGTGATAGTGCATTCCCAGATAAATCACAAGAATGTTGTCAGACTGTTAGGTTGCTGCACGGAGGAAAATGCGCTTATGATTGTTATGGAGTTTGTATGCAATGGAAACCTCGAGAGCATTCTTCACTGCAATAATGCAAATGGTCCTGCTGCATTCCCTTTGGACAAACGTTTGGACATCGCTATTGAGTCCGCTGAAGTAttatcatgcatgcattcaatgTATAGTCCTGTCCTTCATGGTGACATCAAACCTGCTAATATACTTCTGGACGAGAATCTTCGGCCAAAGATATCGGATTTTGGGATAGCAAGATTGCTTGCTGCTGAAGAGAATCAATATACCAGATCTGTCATTGGCTGCATAGGTTACGTTGACCCTTTATTCTGTCAGAGTGGGATCCTAACTCCAAAGAGTGATGTATACAGTTTTGGAGTTGTTTTACTGGAAATTATCACGCGAAAGAAAGCTGTGGATGGGAATATTATCCTAGCTCAAAGTTTCACCGAAGCCCTGAGGAAAGGGAAAAAGGTGAGACAAATGTTTGATGTGGAAATCGCAAATGATAGAAAGAACATGAAATTGCTTGACGATATCGCAAAACTAGCAGCTGAATGCTTGAAACTGGAGGAAAAAATGCGCCCAGAAATGGTTGAAGTAGCTGACAGACTTAGAACAGTTAGAAAAGCTTTCCATCAGCGCAAGGGCAAAAATTCTACAG GTACCAACTCCGAACTTACGAGAAGTGTAAAGGCAGACAAAATTCTACCACTTGTGGTGTCGACCATTTCCATGGATGAACTGAAGGAAATAACCAATAACTTTAGCAATCGTGCTCTAATAGGAGAGGGCTCATCGAGTAAAGTGTTCTTCGGAGTGCTGAAAGATGGACATACATCCGCAATCAAGATGCTTGATCCTGATGAAGAAATTATTTTGGAG GTTCCGGAGGTCTCAAGATTCAAACATACGAACGTTACTCAGCTTCTCAGATACCGTGATGAACGAGGCAACCGTGTTCTTGTTTACGAGTACACATCCAGGGGGTCTTTGCACGATATTCTCCACG GTAAAAAGAATGTTATTGGAGCCAAACCAGGACCGGTTCTATCATGGGCGCAACGAGCGAAGATTGCCCTAAGTGCTGCAATTGGGCTTGAGTTCCTCCACGAGAAGGCACGGCCGTGCATTGTCCACACTTGCATCAAGTCCAGCAACATACTTCTCTTTGACAATGACCTCGCAAAGATTGGCGGTGTTGGTATTCACAGACAGCCCCCTGAATACGTAGATAATATCCTTTTGGATCGTATGGGTCCTCCTCCAGAATCCGGTTACGATGCGCCTGATTATGCAACCAAACGTTAA
- the LOC127345081 gene encoding putative wall-associated receptor kinase-like 16 isoform X1 produces the protein MDYQGNKVRDFLHANGNVVLERVDNNSDLRSFTQKEIEDITDGYCTVLGEGGFGKVYKGKLDYHRPVAVKRYKNGTKKEEFAKEVIVHSQINHKNVVRLLGCCTEENALMIVMEFVCNGNLESILHCNNANGPAAFPLDKRLDIAIESAEVLSCMHSMYSPVLHGDIKPANILLDENLRPKISDFGIARLLAAEENQYTRSVIGCIGYVDPLFCQSGILTPKSDVYSFGVVLLEIITRKKAVDGNIILAQSFTEALRKGKKVRQMFDVEIANDRKNMKLLDDIAKLAAECLKLEEKMRPEMVEVADRLRTVRKAFHQRKGKNSTGTNSELTRSVKADKILPLVVSTISMDELKEITNNFSNRALIGEGSSSKVFFGVLKDGHTSAIKMLDPDEEIILELQVPEVSRFKHTNVTQLLRYRDERGNRVLVYEYTSRGSLHDILHGKKNVIGAKPGPVLSWAQRAKIALSAAIGLEFLHEKARPCIVHTCIKSSNILLFDNDLAKIGGVGIHRQPPEYVDNILLDRMGPPPESGYDAPDYATKR, from the exons ATGGATTACCAAGGGAACAAAGTAAGGGATTTCCTGCATGCTAATGGAAATGTGGTGCTCGAAAGAGTGGATAACAACTCTGATCTAAGATCTTTCACTCAAAAAGAGATAGAAGACATCACCGATGGGTATTGCACCGTCCTGGGAGAagggggttttggcaaggtttacaaaggaaaactagaTTACCATCGTCCAGTCGCAGTGAAGAGATACAAAAATGGAACCAAGAAAGAAGAGTTCGCCAAGGAAGTGATAGTGCATTCCCAGATAAATCACAAGAATGTTGTCAGACTGTTAGGTTGCTGCACGGAGGAAAATGCGCTTATGATTGTTATGGAGTTTGTATGCAATGGAAACCTCGAGAGCATTCTTCACTGCAATAATGCAAATGGTCCTGCTGCATTCCCTTTGGACAAACGTTTGGACATCGCTATTGAGTCCGCTGAAGTAttatcatgcatgcattcaatgTATAGTCCTGTCCTTCATGGTGACATCAAACCTGCTAATATACTTCTGGACGAGAATCTTCGGCCAAAGATATCGGATTTTGGGATAGCAAGATTGCTTGCTGCTGAAGAGAATCAATATACCAGATCTGTCATTGGCTGCATAGGTTACGTTGACCCTTTATTCTGTCAGAGTGGGATCCTAACTCCAAAGAGTGATGTATACAGTTTTGGAGTTGTTTTACTGGAAATTATCACGCGAAAGAAAGCTGTGGATGGGAATATTATCCTAGCTCAAAGTTTCACCGAAGCCCTGAGGAAAGGGAAAAAGGTGAGACAAATGTTTGATGTGGAAATCGCAAATGATAGAAAGAACATGAAATTGCTTGACGATATCGCAAAACTAGCAGCTGAATGCTTGAAACTGGAGGAAAAAATGCGCCCAGAAATGGTTGAAGTAGCTGACAGACTTAGAACAGTTAGAAAAGCTTTCCATCAGCGCAAGGGCAAAAATTCTACAG GTACCAACTCCGAACTTACGAGAAGTGTAAAGGCAGACAAAATTCTACCACTTGTGGTGTCGACCATTTCCATGGATGAACTGAAGGAAATAACCAATAACTTTAGCAATCGTGCTCTAATAGGAGAGGGCTCATCGAGTAAAGTGTTCTTCGGAGTGCTGAAAGATGGACATACATCCGCAATCAAGATGCTTGATCCTGATGAAGAAATTATTTTGGAG CTGCAGGTTCCGGAGGTCTCAAGATTCAAACATACGAACGTTACTCAGCTTCTCAGATACCGTGATGAACGAGGCAACCGTGTTCTTGTTTACGAGTACACATCCAGGGGGTCTTTGCACGATATTCTCCACG GTAAAAAGAATGTTATTGGAGCCAAACCAGGACCGGTTCTATCATGGGCGCAACGAGCGAAGATTGCCCTAAGTGCTGCAATTGGGCTTGAGTTCCTCCACGAGAAGGCACGGCCGTGCATTGTCCACACTTGCATCAAGTCCAGCAACATACTTCTCTTTGACAATGACCTCGCAAAGATTGGCGGTGTTGGTATTCACAGACAGCCCCCTGAATACGTAGATAATATCCTTTTGGATCGTATGGGTCCTCCTCCAGAATCCGGTTACGATGCGCCTGATTATGCAACCAAACGTTAA
- the LOC127338787 gene encoding uncharacterized protein, with protein sequence MTPDEIAAKERELEARVKELDDREAFLNLQIAATTNSAAISSPDGQTTSPNPNPTEPTTTSLSTYATSIKLHVPSTLILTDGNYINWTELFLIALGRYGLTAHVIGDATPSDTSPTSAWGRDDYTMLSWIYGSIDTDLLGIVMRPGSTAHTIWDAIENLFRDNKKHRAIQLEADFRNTPQGNLSIIDYCANSRTSPTPSPTSASPSPTRRWF encoded by the coding sequence ATGACTCCCGACGAGATCGCAGCCAAGGAGCGCGAGCTCGAGGCCCGCGTCAAAGAACTAGATGACCGCGAAGCCTTCCTCAACCTGCAAATCGCCGCCACCACCAACTCCGCCGCCATCTCCTCTCCGGATGGCCAAACCACttccccaaaccctaaccctaccgaACCCACCACCACTAGCCTCTCCACCTACGCCACCTCAATCAAGCTCCATGTGCCGAGCACCCTCATCCTCACCGACGGCAACTACATAAACTGGACGGAGCTCTTCCTCATCGCTCTCGGCCGCTACGGTCTCACCGCCCACGTTATCGGCGACGCCACTCCCTCCGACACGTCCCCCACCTCCGCTTGGGGCCGTGATGACTACACCATGCTCTCCTGGATCTACGGCTCCATCGACACCGACCTCCTCGGCATCGTCATGCGTCCCGGCTCTACCGCGCACACCATCTGGGACGCCATCGAGAACCTCTTCCGCGACAACAAGAAGCATCGTGCCATCCAGCTCGAGGCCGACTTCCGCAACACGCCACAGGGCAATCTCTCCATCATCGACTACTGCGCCAACTCAAGAACCTCGCCGACTCCCTCACCGACGTCGGCCAGCCCATCACCGACGAGACGCTGGTTCTGA